Proteins encoded together in one Penicillium digitatum chromosome 1, complete sequence window:
- a CDS encoding Aldehyde dehydrogenase (AldH12), putative produces MLTEVKAAPIVAKFMIASGLLGQFQSVDSVAMGKEQGEEDSKPKPTQDTANVGETGNTSQWPGARSAEVTSHQRTWRTTHAADEDEEAWRHDPNLFVFDLPE; encoded by the coding sequence atgttgacagaagtgaaggcagcgccgatcgtggcgaagttcatgatcgcatcgggactcttgggacagtttcagtcagtggactcggtcgccatgggtaaggagcagggggaggaggattcaaaaccgaaaccaacccaagacactgcgaatgttggagaaacagggaacacatcacagtggccgggcgccaggtccgccgaggtcacctcacaccaacgcacatggagaacaacgcacgctgccgatgaagacgaagaagcatggcgccatgacccgaacctattcgtgttcgacctgccggagtga